The following proteins are encoded in a genomic region of Cyclonatronum proteinivorum:
- a CDS encoding Gfo/Idh/MocA family protein: MKIRYGMIGGGEGSFIGAVHRKAAALDSRFELVCGAFSSNAEKAKRSGAALGLDPARCYGSFAEMMTAEQKLPENERMQAVSIVTPNHVHFAPAMMALEHGYHVIIDKPIAFSLDEAEALHAKVQETGLVLALTHTYTGYPMVKEARHRIAQGDLGRIRKIFVEYPQGWLSTFLEADGNKQADWRTDPSKSGAGGATGDIGTHAANLAEYVSGLEITKICADINIVVEGRKLDDDAAALLKFSNGASGCLIATQVAAGEENNLKLRIYGEKGGCEWTHTDPNTLLWKPLDAPVQVLRAGTGYLCDAAQKGLRLPAGHPEGYLEAFANIYVNFADAVHDHMQGRYTSEADYDFPGTADGVRGMRFVERMVASGKSNDKWTDFS, translated from the coding sequence ATGAAAATCCGTTACGGAATGATTGGCGGGGGCGAAGGCTCATTTATCGGGGCCGTTCATCGCAAGGCTGCCGCACTCGACAGCCGCTTTGAGCTGGTTTGCGGGGCGTTCAGCAGCAACGCCGAAAAAGCGAAACGCTCCGGCGCAGCCCTTGGGCTTGATCCCGCGCGTTGCTACGGCAGCTTCGCGGAAATGATGACCGCCGAGCAAAAACTGCCGGAAAACGAGCGCATGCAGGCTGTCTCGATTGTGACGCCCAATCACGTGCATTTCGCACCGGCCATGATGGCGCTCGAACACGGCTACCATGTCATCATCGATAAACCAATCGCGTTTTCGCTGGATGAAGCCGAAGCCTTACACGCCAAGGTGCAGGAAACCGGCCTGGTTCTCGCCCTCACGCACACCTATACCGGTTACCCCATGGTGAAAGAAGCGCGGCACCGGATCGCACAGGGAGATCTCGGTCGTATCCGAAAAATTTTCGTGGAATACCCGCAGGGCTGGCTCTCGACTTTCCTTGAAGCCGACGGCAACAAACAGGCCGACTGGCGCACGGATCCTTCAAAAAGCGGCGCAGGCGGGGCTACCGGCGATATAGGCACGCATGCCGCCAACCTTGCGGAGTACGTGAGCGGACTCGAAATCACTAAGATTTGCGCGGACATCAATATTGTAGTTGAAGGCCGCAAACTCGATGACGACGCCGCAGCCCTTCTCAAATTCAGCAACGGAGCTTCGGGCTGTCTCATCGCAACGCAGGTCGCTGCCGGGGAAGAAAACAACCTCAAGCTGCGCATATACGGCGAAAAAGGCGGCTGCGAATGGACGCACACCGATCCCAATACCTTGCTCTGGAAGCCGCTCGACGCTCCGGTTCAGGTGCTTCGCGCGGGCACCGGCTATCTGTGTGACGCCGCCCAAAAAGGCCTCCGGCTTCCGGCAGGTCACCCCGAAGGCTACCTCGAAGCCTTCGCCAATATCTACGTCAACTTCGCTGATGCCGTGCACGATCACATGCAGGGCCGCTACACTTCCGAAGCGGATTACGATTTTCCGGGCACTGCCGATGGCGTACGGGGCATGCGGTTCGTAGAACGCATGGTCGCCTCCGGCAAATCCAACGACAAATGGACGGATTTCAGCTAA
- a CDS encoding sugar phosphate isomerase/epimerase family protein, with protein sequence MKTIKGPAIFLAQFVGDEAPFNDIISICKWAADLGYKGVQIPTWESRLIDLDKVAESLTYADEYRGRIEETGVEITELSTHLQGQLVAVHPAYDDMFDGFAPPELRGNPKARTEWAVETVKKAARASANLGIYVHASFTGALLWHTHYPWPQRPAGLVEEGFAELARRWTPILDEFDRRGVDLCFEVHAGEDVHDGVTYERFLEATENHPRNRLLYDPSHFILQQLDYLAFLDIYHDKIGMFHVKDAEFNPNGRSGVYGGFQSWVDRPGRFRSLGDGQVDFNAIFSKLSQYGYDGWAVLEWECCIKSPEQGAAEGAPFIADHIIEVTQKAFDDFAATAPDKALNRKILGL encoded by the coding sequence ATGAAAACCATAAAAGGCCCCGCCATTTTCCTGGCACAATTCGTCGGCGATGAAGCGCCGTTCAACGACATCATATCCATCTGCAAATGGGCCGCAGATCTCGGCTACAAAGGCGTGCAGATCCCGACCTGGGAATCCCGCCTGATTGACCTTGATAAAGTCGCGGAAAGTCTAACCTACGCCGACGAATACCGCGGCCGCATCGAAGAAACCGGCGTAGAAATCACCGAACTCTCCACACATCTGCAGGGGCAGCTCGTTGCCGTACATCCCGCCTACGACGACATGTTCGACGGCTTTGCGCCGCCTGAACTGCGCGGCAATCCGAAAGCCCGCACCGAATGGGCCGTGGAGACTGTCAAAAAAGCCGCCAGAGCAAGCGCCAACCTCGGCATTTACGTGCACGCCTCCTTCACCGGCGCCTTGCTCTGGCACACGCACTACCCCTGGCCGCAGCGCCCCGCCGGGCTCGTAGAAGAAGGCTTTGCCGAACTCGCCCGCCGCTGGACCCCCATCCTCGATGAATTCGACCGCAGGGGTGTTGACCTCTGTTTTGAAGTCCACGCCGGAGAAGACGTGCACGACGGCGTGACCTACGAGCGCTTCCTTGAAGCCACCGAAAACCACCCGCGCAACCGCCTCCTCTACGATCCGAGCCACTTCATCCTGCAGCAACTCGACTATCTCGCCTTCCTCGACATCTATCACGACAAAATCGGGATGTTCCACGTCAAAGACGCCGAGTTCAATCCTAACGGACGCTCGGGGGTATATGGCGGCTTTCAGAGCTGGGTAGACCGCCCCGGAAGATTCCGCTCCCTCGGCGACGGGCAGGTCGATTTCAACGCCATTTTCAGCAAACTCTCGCAATACGGCTACGACGGATGGGCCGTGCTCGAGTGGGAATGCTGCATCAAAAGCCCCGAACAGGGCGCAGCCGAAGGCGCCCCCTTCATCGCCGACCATATCATCGAAGTCACCCAAAAAGCCTTCGACGACTTCGCCGCAACCGCCCCCGACAAAGCGCTGAACCGCAAAATCCTCGGCCTGTAA
- a CDS encoding exodeoxyribonuclease V subunit gamma produces MLEIISACRLEDLFRAFEARLDAHKPDTMLAPDTLLVPNRDLARWLQIRRARSSGVSANLKAVLPARFMHELNLQVNPSYEEQLPDKHALAWMIFSVLRDLQSGPQTQSVWKPLLAYIRKSGPDMETVRRYELSANIADIFDEYQLFRPEWMQAWNRGEAAEVPALFTQTADWQRQLWAALKKQNPGMTDRARLNEALMDAIGAGQLRLPYALHVFGTAPFPPLYLRAILGLSRHIPVLIYRVQPEAEAASGTVHPLMAAMGAEHRQYSELLEQLTAGLQTKSFFQAGSPSPETQNPKPETLLKRVQASVQERDLRELPADLPADDRSLLAHACHSAMREVEVLHDRIIRFLDDNPDAGPSDVLVVAPQLSDHLTAIRAVFGHPSDEALRLPWFLHDPAGSPLVRATDLLMQLLRLDETRFRADVLLEMLDRPLLRERLGLGDDDLRLIAFWVRETGIRWGLDAEDREDAGLFSWEFGLDRLLLGLMMPAETEEPVLGLMPFPHIEGEGQLRVAGQLAGFVETLARWVKQSREPKPLHAWPELIRQLMVEVFPLTPDTERMLRPLFAAVDRLPQMEQWTGDENLPAEVIAQAVGAQIREQTAGAGYRKGSVTFSTMVPVRHMPFRFIAMLGLNEGSFPGREEVSGFNLMARSPKPGDRVKRLSNRALFLDTLMACRQQLHLSYVGFSFRDGSERAPSLVLRELWDMLRQQGLSKPEEQLLVKHRLHGHHPAYFVQGPDSGLFSYDASRIEALRLGHFAAVSGDAQRRFDQPLPAPEAKSLLVVELHELMGFVQKPVGWMMQHRANMARLREEELPPRRDPFALNKLEEYLLKDRMLKHIGLQPGADQPESELVQPLRTRLALEARMPYSKSGERAFDANWDDLQSFLQEIPSEHRELAAQPGVLAEVELEVSGRMVLVRGLVPPVIEGKSVTIEHGKMKAKRKLKAWLRQLLVQAALDENATGYTYGPDEDDKKPAFELCLRARNPKEKLTKLIALWLNCHELPPPATPEFLERLDKLRQSESEKGAVSKLAAYFRENPNSYSTLPNDDPWAAQFYPEYQDELPDLAAPFYEAIWLPFEASIVENE; encoded by the coding sequence ATGCTCGAAATCATTTCCGCCTGCCGGCTTGAGGACCTTTTTCGCGCTTTTGAGGCGCGCCTTGATGCGCACAAGCCCGATACCATGCTTGCACCCGATACCCTGCTGGTGCCGAACCGCGACCTTGCGCGCTGGCTGCAGATCCGGCGGGCGCGGAGCAGCGGGGTGAGCGCGAACCTGAAAGCTGTATTGCCGGCGCGTTTCATGCACGAGCTGAATTTGCAGGTCAACCCAAGCTACGAAGAGCAGCTGCCTGACAAGCACGCCCTGGCCTGGATGATTTTTTCGGTCCTGCGGGATTTACAGTCGGGCCCACAAACGCAATCGGTATGGAAACCACTGCTGGCGTACATCCGGAAGTCCGGGCCTGATATGGAAACGGTGCGGCGCTATGAGCTCTCCGCGAATATCGCGGATATTTTTGATGAGTATCAGCTTTTCCGGCCCGAGTGGATGCAGGCATGGAACCGGGGGGAGGCTGCGGAGGTACCCGCGCTGTTTACGCAAACCGCAGACTGGCAGCGGCAGCTTTGGGCGGCACTCAAAAAGCAAAACCCCGGCATGACCGACCGGGCCCGGCTCAATGAAGCGCTCATGGACGCCATCGGGGCCGGTCAGCTTCGGCTGCCGTACGCGCTGCATGTATTTGGCACCGCTCCCTTCCCGCCGCTGTACCTGCGCGCAATTCTTGGACTGAGCCGTCATATCCCCGTGCTGATTTACCGCGTACAGCCCGAAGCAGAGGCAGCTTCCGGCACAGTGCATCCGCTGATGGCGGCCATGGGTGCGGAGCATCGTCAGTACAGCGAACTGCTCGAACAGCTCACTGCCGGCCTTCAGACAAAATCCTTTTTTCAGGCCGGAAGCCCATCCCCCGAAACCCAAAACCCCAAGCCGGAAACCCTGCTAAAACGGGTTCAGGCATCGGTGCAGGAGCGCGATTTGCGCGAGCTTCCCGCGGATTTGCCCGCGGACGACCGAAGCCTGCTGGCGCACGCCTGTCACAGTGCGATGCGGGAAGTCGAAGTCCTGCACGACCGCATCATTCGGTTTTTGGATGACAACCCCGATGCGGGCCCTTCCGATGTGTTGGTTGTAGCGCCGCAGCTCAGCGATCACCTGACGGCCATCCGTGCCGTGTTCGGGCATCCGTCCGACGAGGCCCTGCGCCTGCCCTGGTTCCTGCATGATCCCGCCGGTTCGCCCCTTGTGCGCGCAACCGATCTGCTGATGCAGCTCCTGCGCTTAGACGAAACCCGCTTCCGCGCGGACGTGCTGCTCGAAATGCTGGACCGTCCGCTGCTGCGGGAGCGCCTGGGTTTGGGGGATGACGACCTGCGCCTGATCGCGTTTTGGGTGCGGGAAACGGGCATCCGCTGGGGACTCGACGCCGAAGACCGCGAGGATGCCGGGCTGTTTTCCTGGGAGTTTGGCCTCGACCGTTTGCTGCTTGGTCTGATGATGCCCGCCGAAACCGAGGAGCCTGTGCTCGGCCTGATGCCCTTCCCGCACATCGAAGGCGAAGGACAGCTCCGGGTAGCGGGTCAGCTCGCCGGTTTCGTGGAAACCCTCGCGCGTTGGGTGAAGCAAAGCCGCGAACCCAAACCGCTACACGCCTGGCCGGAACTGATCCGGCAGCTCATGGTTGAGGTCTTCCCGCTCACGCCCGATACCGAGCGCATGTTGCGTCCGCTGTTCGCGGCGGTCGATCGTCTCCCGCAGATGGAGCAGTGGACCGGCGATGAGAACCTGCCTGCGGAGGTCATCGCGCAGGCGGTGGGCGCACAAATCCGGGAGCAGACCGCAGGTGCGGGATACCGCAAGGGGAGCGTCACCTTTTCGACCATGGTGCCAGTGCGTCACATGCCGTTTCGCTTTATTGCGATGTTAGGCCTGAACGAAGGTAGTTTTCCGGGCCGGGAAGAAGTCTCTGGATTCAACCTGATGGCACGGAGTCCGAAGCCGGGCGACCGCGTGAAGCGCCTCAGCAACCGCGCCCTGTTTCTGGATACGCTCATGGCGTGCCGGCAGCAGCTGCACCTCAGCTATGTCGGCTTCAGTTTCCGGGACGGCTCCGAGCGCGCGCCCTCGCTGGTGCTGCGCGAACTCTGGGACATGCTGCGTCAGCAGGGCCTGAGCAAGCCTGAAGAGCAGCTTCTGGTGAAGCATCGCCTGCACGGGCACCATCCCGCGTACTTTGTGCAGGGTCCGGATTCGGGGCTGTTTTCGTATGATGCCTCCCGTATCGAAGCCCTCCGTCTCGGACATTTCGCCGCCGTTTCGGGGGATGCACAGCGTCGGTTCGATCAGCCGCTGCCTGCACCCGAAGCCAAATCCCTGCTGGTCGTGGAGCTGCACGAGCTGATGGGCTTCGTGCAAAAACCGGTTGGCTGGATGATGCAGCACCGCGCCAACATGGCCCGCTTGCGCGAGGAAGAGCTGCCCCCGCGCCGCGATCCCTTCGCCCTGAACAAGCTGGAAGAATACCTCCTTAAAGACCGCATGCTCAAACACATCGGACTTCAGCCCGGCGCAGATCAGCCTGAATCTGAGTTGGTGCAGCCGCTTCGCACCCGCCTCGCGCTCGAGGCACGGATGCCCTACAGCAAATCCGGCGAACGCGCCTTCGATGCCAATTGGGATGATCTCCAATCATTTTTGCAGGAAATTCCCTCTGAGCACCGCGAGCTTGCCGCGCAGCCGGGCGTGCTTGCGGAGGTCGAGCTGGAAGTCAGCGGGCGCATGGTGCTGGTCCGCGGACTCGTGCCGCCGGTCATAGAGGGGAAATCCGTCACCATTGAGCACGGCAAGATGAAGGCCAAGCGAAAGCTCAAAGCCTGGCTGCGTCAGCTGCTGGTGCAGGCCGCCCTCGATGAAAACGCGACCGGCTACACCTACGGCCCTGACGAAGACGACAAAAAACCTGCATTTGAACTCTGTCTCCGCGCGCGCAACCCAAAGGAGAAGCTCACAAAGCTCATCGCCCTTTGGCTCAACTGCCACGAACTGCCCCCGCCTGCCACGCCGGAGTTCCTTGAGCGGCTCGACAAGCTTCGGCAATCGGAATCTGAAAAAGGCGCGGTCTCGAAACTTGCGGCCTATTTCCGGGAGAATCCGAACAGTTACAGCACCCTGCCCAACGACGACCCCTGGGCCGCGCAGTTTTACCCCGAATATCAGGACGAGCTGCCCGATCTTGCCGCGCCCTTCTATGAAGCCATCTGGCTCCCCTTCGAGGCCTCGATTGTGGAGAACGAATAG
- the recB gene encoding exodeoxyribonuclease V subunit beta, which produces MLPFSIFDAPVSGLNLVESSAGTGKTYSITSLVVRFLAEGRVAGPGNLVVVTFTKAATQELRDRIAARIRQAAEVLRMPDEPAGDEFLEALRQQFGGNADALQNLERALGEFDQAAIYTIHGFCQQALQEYVFESGSRFDITYSGNDAELMQEAADDVWRSEMNRLTAAGETEQPLLMYLLAGLQTPDDMLALFRPLTGKPYLRFSEMDPEEVYASLENYRALAVDLLQKWDKKEVLSVISEAITRKDLKGNIYRQNTISTAVLMVDKYLLVRDWMGLSEYDQLEKFTVSKLQSAVSKKGTLPAHPFFDAAQAFLDFRITAVREAFCVRLYRAFLARFEVLKEQRRQRSFDDILIMARDAVRDNQEMRMRLRAQYPIALVDEFQDTDPVQLDIFRTLYDTGSPDHALYMIGDPKQSIYKFRGADINSYLQVRDKPGVNRFTLDKNFRSVRPMVDAVSALFTSVPGGEDGHWPGGIQFTPSQAHRSGLEFRTADFGATSDKPEPALHFLLPDDEVGEKENKDEAIDRIAHQAANEIARLLGADGTPAEVFEKEVWRKLRPGDIAVLVRDRYEAATFKKVLGLHGIKSVHRSSESVFQQEEAQFLLELLHLVRENARPAQLRAFLFRDEIGQRISDLQRMEAQPEVLSTVIDGFGELRRIFNTSGFTAMLRRFLNQEIGRVEGQPVRVRTRILSLGEGERIFTNLMHLNELIDAFEREHRPGTDALIKWLGTKISEAGTRDEEGEIRLDTDDDLVQIVTMHSSKGLEYPVVFCPSLWYVKSGGQRGLSATLWYEEGKTQADLTNFRAKTDEVRAQVKLEELAESLRLMYVALTRARLRCYVSVAAYKGSKANALAYVLRGEIYAFADKQSEPYDLADAAQALVQSHPELMQATADIPYAYYRADQEEAAEPEVLRPARELPKRPDWYVTSYSAIKKQGEKSTGSGYSSAETDIEGTKPDQMPAGETELGSTGKEASGEPEAPFTRKKIKPNAEQPSQPDSGIFAFPKGARPGTMIHRLFEELDFTRLAEDGPALVARCLADEGYGQEFAPALLEMLRQVLGAQLPESGARLAEKGPAQTVDELEFYFHLNRANAAEIEAILGGAPGEAAPVGREEGFMTGFIDLVFEHEGRFYIADYKSDWLGDAASDYGAEALSEAMQARGYALQYPIYLVALSRWLKSRLGTAFDYDRHIGGAYYLFVRGMTASGGETGIFFDRPDAAVITQLDHYFKGEGHAAGLV; this is translated from the coding sequence ATGCTACCTTTTTCCATTTTTGACGCTCCCGTTTCCGGACTGAACCTGGTCGAATCCTCGGCGGGGACGGGCAAGACGTACAGCATCACCTCGCTGGTCGTCCGCTTTCTCGCGGAGGGGCGCGTAGCCGGGCCGGGGAATCTGGTGGTCGTGACTTTCACCAAGGCGGCGACGCAGGAGCTGCGCGACCGGATTGCCGCGCGAATCCGGCAGGCGGCAGAGGTGCTGCGCATGCCGGATGAACCGGCGGGGGATGAGTTTCTGGAAGCGCTGCGTCAGCAGTTTGGAGGAAATGCCGACGCGCTCCAAAACCTGGAGCGGGCTTTAGGGGAATTTGATCAGGCAGCGATTTACACCATCCACGGATTTTGTCAGCAGGCGCTGCAGGAGTACGTTTTCGAGAGCGGCAGCCGCTTCGACATCACCTACTCGGGCAATGATGCCGAGCTGATGCAGGAGGCTGCCGATGACGTCTGGCGCAGCGAAATGAACCGCCTCACCGCAGCCGGCGAGACCGAACAGCCGCTGCTCATGTACCTGCTCGCCGGACTCCAAACCCCGGATGACATGCTCGCGCTCTTTCGTCCGCTCACAGGAAAGCCCTACCTGCGGTTCAGCGAGATGGATCCGGAGGAAGTCTATGCTTCCCTCGAAAACTATCGCGCCCTCGCAGTGGACCTGCTGCAAAAGTGGGATAAAAAAGAAGTGCTGAGTGTCATCTCAGAGGCCATCACCCGAAAAGACCTGAAAGGAAACATTTACAGACAAAACACGATCAGCACTGCAGTTTTGATGGTGGACAAATACCTGCTGGTCAGGGACTGGATGGGGTTGAGCGAATATGATCAGCTGGAGAAATTTACGGTTTCAAAGCTCCAAAGTGCGGTCAGTAAAAAAGGCACCCTGCCGGCACATCCGTTTTTTGATGCGGCACAGGCGTTCCTTGATTTCAGAATTACGGCCGTGCGGGAGGCCTTTTGCGTGCGGCTGTACCGTGCCTTTCTGGCACGTTTCGAAGTCCTCAAGGAGCAGCGTCGGCAGCGGTCGTTTGATGACATCCTGATCATGGCGCGGGATGCCGTGCGCGACAATCAGGAGATGCGGATGCGCCTGCGCGCGCAGTATCCGATTGCGCTCGTGGATGAGTTTCAGGATACCGACCCGGTGCAGCTCGACATTTTCAGGACGCTCTACGATACGGGCAGTCCCGATCATGCGCTGTACATGATTGGCGACCCGAAGCAGAGTATTTACAAATTCCGCGGGGCGGACATCAACAGCTACCTGCAGGTGCGCGACAAGCCCGGGGTGAACCGCTTCACGCTCGATAAAAATTTTCGCTCGGTCAGGCCGATGGTTGATGCGGTGAGCGCGCTGTTTACCTCGGTACCCGGCGGCGAGGACGGTCACTGGCCCGGTGGCATTCAGTTCACGCCCTCGCAGGCGCACCGCTCGGGGCTGGAATTTCGGACTGCTGACTTCGGCGCGACAAGCGACAAACCTGAGCCTGCTCTGCATTTTTTGCTGCCGGATGATGAGGTCGGGGAGAAAGAAAACAAAGATGAAGCTATAGACCGGATTGCGCATCAGGCGGCGAATGAGATAGCGCGGCTGCTGGGTGCGGACGGCACACCTGCGGAGGTATTCGAAAAAGAGGTCTGGCGGAAGTTGAGACCCGGCGATATCGCCGTGCTGGTGCGGGACCGCTACGAGGCCGCGACTTTCAAGAAGGTGCTGGGTTTGCACGGCATCAAAAGCGTGCACAGAAGCAGCGAGAGCGTTTTTCAGCAGGAGGAAGCGCAGTTTTTGCTCGAATTGCTGCATTTGGTGCGTGAAAACGCGCGACCGGCGCAGTTGCGCGCCTTCCTGTTTCGGGATGAAATCGGGCAGCGGATCAGCGACCTGCAGCGCATGGAGGCGCAGCCGGAGGTACTCTCGACAGTGATTGACGGCTTCGGGGAGCTGCGCCGGATTTTCAACACGAGCGGCTTCACGGCCATGCTCCGGCGCTTCCTGAATCAGGAGATTGGCCGTGTTGAGGGTCAGCCGGTTCGCGTGCGCACGCGCATCCTGAGCTTGGGGGAGGGCGAACGGATTTTCACCAACCTCATGCACCTGAATGAGCTGATCGACGCCTTCGAGCGCGAGCACCGTCCCGGCACGGACGCTCTCATCAAGTGGCTGGGCACCAAAATCAGCGAGGCGGGTACCCGCGACGAAGAGGGGGAAATCCGCCTCGATACCGATGACGATCTCGTTCAAATCGTGACCATGCACAGCAGCAAAGGGCTCGAATATCCGGTGGTGTTTTGTCCGTCGCTGTGGTATGTGAAGTCGGGGGGGCAGAGGGGGCTTTCCGCGACGCTTTGGTATGAGGAAGGAAAGACGCAGGCCGACCTGACAAATTTTCGGGCAAAAACAGATGAAGTACGGGCACAGGTAAAATTAGAGGAGCTTGCCGAAAGCTTGCGGCTGATGTACGTGGCCCTCACGCGGGCGCGGCTACGCTGCTATGTTTCAGTCGCGGCTTACAAAGGCAGCAAGGCCAACGCCCTCGCGTACGTGCTACGCGGTGAAATCTACGCCTTTGCTGACAAGCAATCAGAGCCTTACGACCTCGCCGATGCAGCGCAGGCTTTGGTGCAGAGCCATCCGGAGCTGATGCAGGCTACTGCGGATATTCCGTATGCGTACTACCGCGCAGATCAGGAAGAAGCGGCCGAACCGGAAGTGTTGCGTCCCGCGCGGGAGCTGCCGAAGCGGCCTGACTGGTACGTGACGTCCTATTCCGCGATCAAGAAACAGGGTGAAAAAAGCACCGGAAGCGGATATTCTTCCGCCGAGACAGATATCGAAGGCACGAAGCCCGATCAGATGCCAGCCGGCGAAACGGAACTCGGGAGTACAGGCAAGGAGGCCTCCGGCGAGCCGGAAGCACCTTTCACCCGAAAAAAAATAAAACCGAATGCTGAACAGCCGTCGCAGCCGGATTCGGGCATCTTTGCATTTCCGAAGGGGGCGCGGCCGGGGACGATGATTCACCGGTTGTTTGAGGAGCTGGATTTCACCCGGCTGGCGGAGGATGGTCCCGCGCTTGTGGCGCGCTGTCTGGCCGATGAGGGCTACGGGCAGGAATTTGCGCCCGCGCTGCTCGAAATGCTCCGACAGGTTCTGGGCGCGCAGCTTCCGGAATCGGGGGCGCGGCTCGCGGAGAAGGGTCCGGCGCAGACCGTTGATGAGCTCGAGTTTTACTTTCACCTCAATCGGGCGAATGCAGCGGAGATTGAGGCGATTTTAGGCGGGGCGCCGGGCGAAGCGGCCCCGGTCGGGCGTGAGGAAGGATTTATGACGGGTTTCATTGACCTGGTTTTTGAGCACGAGGGCCGGTTTTATATCGCGGATTACAAGAGCGACTGGCTCGGGGATGCGGCCTCGGATTACGGGGCAGAGGCGCTGTCGGAGGCGATGCAGGCGCGGGGTTATGCACTGCAGTATCCGATTTATCTGGTGGCGCTGAGCCGCTGGCTGAAGTCACGGCTCGGGACGGCGTTCGACTATGACAGGCACATCGGCGGGGCCTACTATTTGTTTGTGCGGGGGATGACGGCCTCCGGGGGCGAAACCGGCATTTTCTTCGACCGGCCGGATGCGGCGGTTATCACCCAACTTGATCACTATTTTAAAGGAGAAGGCCATGCAGCAGGACTTGTTTGA